The Epinephelus lanceolatus isolate andai-2023 chromosome 14, ASM4190304v1, whole genome shotgun sequence region GGGACAAACCTCTGAGAGCTGGCTATATTCACCCGACATTAACCAAGTTTCAGTGAGAAACATGAAATCTAAAAGGTTGGAGGAGATAAATTCATTTAGGATGAACGTCTTATTAGACCTCACATATAAGAGGGCCAACTTACACATAGCGACAGGCGGTGGGACAGCTGTGCATTTTATGTAAAGAAGATGGAGTTTATTAACACCTTTAAAAGTATGGCGAGGACAGGGACCCCATCTGTGATATCACCCTAAGAGGGCGAGAGggtgattttatatatatataatcaatACTGGACTCAATTTTTCTAAAAAGGAATGTAGATGCATTCACTAAACCATTAACAAAAGTAGTGAATGCTTCTATCAAAGAAGATAAATATCCTAATGACTGGAAGTCAGCCATTGTGGTACCAGTCTTTAAATCAGGAGACTCAACTGCTATAAGTAACTATAGGCCAATCAGTATTTTGTCTCTTATCTCCAAAGTTGCTGAAAAATCCGTTGTTGAACAGCTAATTTCCCATATTAACAGTAGCCCATACACTCTGCAcccaatgcagtttggttttggGACCAACCACTCCACTGAGACAGCAAACTGCTTCTTCTTAGAAAATATTAAACACAAAATGGACAAAGGACGTGTTGTCTGTGCcatatttttagattttaagAAGGCATTCGACACTGTCAGTCATCAGATACTCCTCTGCAAACTTGCAAACTATAATTTTTCCATTGGCGCGCTGAACTGGATGAAGTCCTGTCTTGCAGATAGAGTCCACTGTGTAAGGGTTGGAGGTGAGACATCACCCTTTCTGAGCAATGAAATGGATGTGCCCCAGGGATCCATCTTAGTACCTCTcctgtttagtttatttataaaTGATCTTCCGTCCATCTGCACAGGGTGCGAAGTTCAGATGTACGCAGATGATACCGTTATTTATGCTCATTCAAAAACTAAAGAACTGGCAGCTGCCAAATTGAATGCTGTAATGGTGAAGGTTAACAACTGGCTCAATGAGTCTCAACTGTTTCTTAATGTTAAGAAAAGTTTGTATGTATTTTACAAAAGCAAGCTCGACATCGGATATCAATCCTGATAGTGTTTGTCACTGGAGAACCGATCAAAGTAGTCACTGAGTTTAAATATCTTGGTGTTGTCCTTGACCCTACTTTATCCTTCAAAAATCAAGTAAAAAGAGTAATGCAGACTGCCAAATATAATTTGGCTAATTTTAGATATATATGAGGAACTGTCTAACATCCACTGCTGCGCTTCTTTATATGAATGCAATGATCATTTCTCATCTAACATACTGTATGACAAGCTGGACCCATGCAAAAAGTACAACGCTGAAACCCATTCTCTCTCTGTACCAGCAGGCTCTCTAAGTGCTTGACAGAAAACCAGATACTCACCATCATTGTCACATTCTCAGTATATATAACATCCTCAGCTGGGAAAAACCTAACAAAATAGGCCGATGCCTGCATATTGTTTAAGATCCTAAATGGCATGGCTCCTCCACCTCTCAGTACTtttgttaaacaaaaaacatctgacAACAGGTCTACAAGATCTGCCTAGGAAGGGGACTGTATTGTACCTTTCAGGTCCAGCTCCTTCAGTCAATCTTGCTTTACTGTTAGAGCCTCACAGCTTTGGAACGCCTTACCAACTGAAATAAGATACTGTGCCACTTATCACACCTTCACAAAAAATCTAAAGGCctggcttttaaaaaaaaacaaaattgtgaACACACCTAACTAGTTTATGATGTATTTTACCATTGTTTATTAACTTGCTGCTAACCTGCTAAATGTCTCTGTCCATTGTCAGGCCCCCAGCTTTGCATGGCTTGGTATGTACAAACACCCAATAGTCTGATTAATACCTagattgtattttattttgctcaAGTTCTGATGCTTTGCATGGCTGACTATATTGCTTGATTACCATTGGACTGtatgctgctgctctgtgcttCTTGCATGTCTATCATTATGCTGTTCAAGTTCTGCTGCTCTGCCTGTCTATCGCTGCTTTGCATGGATGACTATATGGCTTGATTGCTATTAGACTGCATGCTGCTGTTTTATGCTTTTTGCATGGCTATTATGTATTATTATGTTATCCTGTTctgtatatattgtaaataCTGTATCTTACTTTTAATGCTTCTGTTTTAGGTTATGGTTTCATAACATCTTGCCGGAGGACTACAGTTGCgaattagccagctggctaaaactggcacatttacagtaatgttgattaatgtgtactgtcctttttataaataaaataaactgaaactgatATATATATTGACTTTTATTCCAAGTATTCAAGATTAAATGTTTGCGGCACTAACATTATGAATGTATTAATATACAGAACACAGTTTATCCAGTAGTTATAGTAAATAACAAACCAAGGCACAAGATAGTAAtgatgaaaacacatttcattgtACTGTATGTTACGTAGCAGCTGCCTAATTGGGCAAATATGCCGATCACACATGGACAGGAATTACAGTGTTTTGTCAATCAGAATTCAACTAATAAGAAATAACGTATGAGGtaaactttttttccttcaagcACACCAAAGCTTATTTCCTCTTGTTCTCTGAATATTCAAAAGCAGTATGCCTCTCCAGAATCAGTACCGAATACAAAGGTGATGAATGTGTAATCCACCCAATTACAAGTACAATTTCAatgaaaatattaagaaatagtCCCATTTAAAATTGTCCACAGTGACATCTGCACCCTTTGGACTCCCCCAAAGAATAAAAGAATCAGCATATTTAGCTGGAGTAAGAATCTTGAAATTATCCACTTAAAACAGATGAAAACCTGAAGGCTCTACTTCATAAACATGTTGAAATGTAATTGACTGTTTTCAGTTTAGTAGAACATTCATTTTCCCTTGTTGCTCTTGTTCAGTATCTAGGTTTAAAGTTTGCTTGCATTTAATAAAAAAGAGAATATCATATTTTTCAAACAAAGCATTAACATATTATGATGTATTTACCAACAAGGCCATTTTAAAGAGCATAATACAAACCAATGGAGCATTTACATGTGTTCAGGTACATGTCTTTTGGAAGTAGACTTCCCTGTGCTTAGATAATATATACCAACTAATTAAGCAGCCATCACTGAGCAGAAGATTCTTCAAATATCACTAATATTACATCTGAACCTACTCTATAAAAACTCTAATGAATGTTAAAGATTTTGACTACATACAAGTCTGAAAGATTATGCTTGGCATCAATATGAAAATCACACAGTAGATGATGGTTTCCTAGTCTAAAGATGTTTACCACACAGAAACGCCATAATTCTATTTCTTATTTGGGTCAATTTGAAACCATATATCAGGGGATTAAACAGTGGAGGAATGAGGAGAAATTCAATCGCGATGAAGTTCTGGGCACTTTGTGATAAATCTTTTGAGCCAAATCGCAGATACAACAAATCAATAAGCAAACACACAACAAGACCAAGTAAACAGAATAAATGTGGCAGACATGTTTGTATAAACTTTGCCATGCTCTCTTTAGATGTTAAGCATGTCCTGATCAGATATACATAAGACCAAATAATTAGAACAAAATGGcagaaataaaaagtataattaaAAGCTGGAATAGCAATGTGTGCTATGGAGGCAGAACAAGCTAGTTTATTAACCAGCCAATTAACACAGTAAATTTTTGGTATGTGTGAGCCGCATAATGATTTTGATATTGTAACTGAACCCATGAACACCAAATAAATGGGTATAAGCCAagcaaaaaatacaaacacacacactctctgtttAGTCATCACAGAGTGGTACACCAGAGGACGACATATAGCCACATATCTGTCATAGGCCATTACAGCTAGAAAAGAAAGATCAGCACTAGCGGAAGAGTGCAACACAAAACCCTGCAGAAGGCATCCAGCATAAGAGATGACATGAGTGGTAGACAGAAGATCCATGAGGAATTTGGGGTAAAAGCCTGCTGTTCCATAAAGTCCATTAATACACAGGTTACACAAGAATATATACATAGGCTCATGAAGTTTTCTGTTCACAATGATGGTTATGATGAGAGCAGCATTTACTATCCAAATGACTGAATAACACAGTAAAGTGAGAACAAACATAATGATTCGGTGCTGCACTGTGTAATTTAATCCTGAAAGCACAAAAAAGGTTAGTACAGTAACATTATCCATTATACTCATAAGACTTTCATCTACATCAGTACAGTAGTATTATTTCAAACCTCATTATGTGCAGATCATATAGTGACTCCACAGAAACGTCGTTGACACACATACTCCCCAAGTGCTGGTGAAGCAGCAAAGGGTATTTGACTGTACCAGTGTTGATTCCTCACTTTAAATCATCTTTCTCTGACGTCTCAACACAACCTGGACCATCCCACCCCATCCCACCCCATCCCACCCTCTGTTGTGGTAGCTGGTGCAAATTCTGGCTCCGGGAACACCTCTCTGTTAAATGGATATATTCCTGTTGCCCGGAAACCTGCCTGAATGTTGCTCAGAGTAAATGCGAGAGGGAAGGCTGTAGCCACAATTTTGGGGATATCATAGATAGTCATGGTTTTCCCAGGGTTGTTCAGCATCCAGGCAGAGGAGGCAGAGTTGATTTGCCTCTTCAATGGGCCGTAGACAGACACATCCAGGGGCTGCAGGCGATGGGAGCAATGTGGAGGGAAGGACAACATCACAACTCCATTGTTCTTGACATACTCCAGTCCCTCCACAGACAGGTGGGAGCTATGATTGTCAAGGAGCAGGAGGCATGGCTTCTCCCTGCTGCATCTTGTATGCGCCACAAAATGCTGCAGATATTCTGCAAAATGCTCCTCCTTCATCCAACCACTTGGATTCGCTGATCCTGCACTTCCGGTGGGGGCCGACAGTAAAAAGTGACTGCGGAAGTTCACCCTGGGAAAGATGAAGAATGGGGGTATGCTATTCCCAGTGGCAGAGATGGCACAGGAGAGAGTTACCAGGGTTCCTCTCTCAGCAGAGGTCAAAGATCCCACCTGTTTGAAGCCTTTCCTGGCTACCACCTTATTTGGCTTATGGATGGTGGTAATGCCTGTTTCATCCATATTCCAAATGGACTGTGGCTCAAACTTATATCTTGCCATAACCTTCTCCAAGTTAGCGAAGAAGTGGTCCACGTTGTGCTTATTAAAAGCACTGGCACGTGCTAGGCTGGTGGCCTCGGGGGTCCTGATTGAAAGTGACGGGTGTCTCTTCAGAAACCCAGAGAACCAGTCTGGCCCTGCCATACCATTTTCTGCCCAGTTAGTGCGGACAGCAATATTATTGTGCACTGCAAAGTTGTACGCCAGTTTGCGGACTTCAGTTGGAGAGAGGCCAAAATAGATGTCAGAGgctttttttatatattccTCCAGCTGATGTTCCTGCTCCTCACTCAGAACCATACGGTTCTTCACATAGCCCACTGGCATCGATGAGCAGGCGTCCCTCCCTGCGATCTCTTGCTCATCTATCTTGGAGCAATATCTTGCCAGTGTTCTATAATTTATCCCAAACGTCTTGGCAGTGCTCCGGATAGTCGTCTGTTTTAATTTCACCTCCCTGACTGCCATCATCATCACATCTGCCGGAGTCTGGCccttctctgtctttttaacAAAATTTCTCCCCATGTTCCTTTACATAAAAGACAGAAttcaatattaattttaattaatactTAATACTTACTTCTACATGATACTTTTCAATAGTAACAATTGTTTTGTTATAAACCCAActgattttaattaattttaatttaattttttaatggtAACAATATTTTGTTATAAAACTAGCCCAGAAGAAAAATACTGACAAGCTTAATAtttacaaagtgacacaaaaaacAGCCATCTCCTGTGAACATAGGGGGTgtggggttggttgtcacatgTGACAcatgtgacaaccaacccccCCTCAAaatgtgacaaccaaccccaaCTGGAATTTTTGGCTAGCAAGAAAGCTAGCAACCATCCAGCACCTACCTGGCTAGCAAATGACAACCAAAACTATAGCTTTCCCTTCATACTTTTTAATGGTAACAATTTCTTTGTTAGAAACCCATTGTGTAAAAGCCCAGAAGAAAAATAGTGTAGAGTGTAATATTTACAAAttgacatgaaaaaaagtcatatccTCTCATCTCAAGGTCAAGCATTACACTCCAGCAAAGACTATGTAAATTAACTCTGTTCCCAATTCTGGTCATTTCAATACCAATATTGTGTGACAGCGCCCTCTGGTGGGCGAGTTATAATGAGTGTGACAACCAACCCTTGTGACAACCAACCCCGTTCTCCcctactttaaaagtaatcaaagaacgttactgcgttactttttaaaaaagtaaccagttactttactgcgttactccctgagtaaagtaactcaattactttaaaagtacttccaatgttactccctgagaaaagtaactcaagcacttttaaagtacttttgagtattctacatttcctattgggcaatggaccacagggcgctaagcctacatttttttgtctccaaaattaaagttatggaccacttgcccttcactgagatccaattctcccatcacagccgtcactttgaccagtagaagcacagaatgatctgctgccgtagacaactgtatgacagcaacaccccagcgttttaatatttcctctggggatgttaccacacagagtaaaagggggaaatgatgtgaaacagcagaggcactttgtcaacctgctgagttaacgttactgtcattagcattgTTACAACCCAGTATGTGTCTAGGGGTAAGGGAAgcaacataaaaccaaacaatgaaAGTAAAGTGAATAAGGCAAGCTGccgtttatttatacacaaaataaataaacaatacacACTACGCTTTTGTAAAAAGTGgcacacaaaaagaaagcaCGCTCGCAGGCTCTGCAACACAACCCGGAAATCGGGCTTCAATAAAGGAGCCTCGGCGGTGAATTACATTTAATGTATAACAAACTCAGGGAAGGGCTGCGGGTGACGGCAAaccataaaacaattaaaacaaaactctaacctgtcaccaacaaaataaacaccccAGCTAACGGTAGTGGAAGGCCACCCAGAAtaacaaaactaaaacaaatcTGCCTATCAGCTCTATCACTTACCtatcaaaacaaacaacactcaAACCGACACCCATAAAGCTAGCGTACCATACAGCGAACaatctacgtgtgtgtgtgaaaaggatATGTGGCTAGGCTACAAAGCTAAATCCTAAAGCCCACAGATTCcccagataaataaatattattattattattattaacaacaacgaacagattacagcagctgaaaacacaaacgGAGCGAGGCGGACTGCTCAGGTTAAATCACAGCCGCCATTGCTCCTGACTCCGTGCAGCTTTTAAAGGTTCAGACGAGGGGCCAGTGAAGCGGTGATTGGCTGGAACCGATGACGACAGCGAGGGGGCCGGCCGACCAGCAAGCGGGGGAACactgaacagcagcagaggagagcggGCTGGAGGCGTGGTTTGCCGGGGATTCCCTCCAGAAAAGCAGACaattagacacacacataaatgattGACAAGTGCTGGCCGAATAACTCCCACAATGACGTgcacagcacattaaacacagaaaataaacggACAAAGGTCCGGAGACCGTAAcaagcatcaagctagcaaacaatgttacatcctcacggttggacataaagtaataacattaacaaatagtggcggggcttttactcaccacaactgcagaggctcccagcttcatttgaaacagacgggctgttatttattaatccctctgtgtgtttatatatttactttttatccgctctgttgtctttataaagttaacaaatcgcaccatcatttcaaactcaacacttgtttcaaattaaaagccccttataacctcaaCTGCCCCTTATAACTCAAATCCCtctattttctaaataggcttttattctgaaacatttgtcagaacttcctgtggaagatacagtagcttaaTAGTtacatatggcgcttcaaatggagcttctgccatctgctgacgcttttaggtgactacaacaacatgtcggctggcacatgaacagacacagttctgcCAGTGattcaaataatagtgaaagtaataaaaataggacaagaataacccgatgacatcacaaatgcCGTGAGAGacaaccggggataattggtgagtaccagcgtgtagcgtgtaccaggcataatgcaagtcctgagtagtctcgccaccagacaatcagagatctccgccttctgatagtctggggacactcctttctaaagtgtatTTAACACACTGGCGAAAACGGCCAGCAACAAAggaacgcctcttgcatttttgaaaaggacacacattctcggaaatgtgcgctcctccttttcttgtccgcaaggaaacaaacacacagagagtttgaaaatggatgccgagagatttaactccgttttatcaaacgtgtgctcatccgtgaagaaaatattttttccagcggatgtctgagttacaacatgattgagctaactggagtagtttcatgtcgtatccgacaaagggaggcttttaacagatgacgtgatatttttttcacagaccgtttaatgagttattacctattacagacactgctaacggctaacagggctaacagctaacggttagcccagctaaacgtgcacacagaaatagtaatgtttgttcaatcattgtgtttatagactttacaaacatcggattagtccaaacggtgatacagtgatgcgaaaaatgtgatatataggctatatatatagctaaaagctctgctggttttctacccagaagcatttgtaaacaacaaggtgattgcctctatagtccggccagacagatgagtcatggccttgtaaaaggttatgtttgtttcttttagttggcgagaatgtcgCCACAAACgcaacaaacatccactgaactttgacggcgttttctgccagcacggctgagccattttgtaccgctacacgtgtttcttgTGGGACTaagtttacaagcacaagagtacagcaagccaccgaaggaccgccctgcagatttactattggttctgcaacgtagggagtttttttaaactctgaaattgtatccgcccatctaaacacaaaatcagggagaaagtcatcagtctttagttaagcaaagcgtctaaagactgacttgtgagtctaagtctgaaatatgtctgtcggcgagtcctactccacctatttagactccaccatagacaacagcagcatttcttctaccacgtagcgagccacaagctccgtggcttctttcagactgataggtttaacgttatctccgttattagaaccaaacgacagccgttgctgtttcggagctgaaggaccagcgttctaaaagtaacggaagtaactgatggcttgtttgaaaatgtacttaagtatttgattactcaaacagcaaactaacgcgttaggttactcgttactgcaaaaagtaatcatagtactctaacgcgttactttgtaacgtgttatacccaactctggtaaACACAGTTCGTCCCTGCATCTACAAATACAAGTTAAGActctaccatgcaaagtgaaagccatgTATCAACAACACCCAGGAACACCACCCACTTCTCTGGGCCTGAgttcatctgagatggactgacacaaagtagaaaagtgtgctgtggtctgaaaGTCTACATTTCAAGTATGGAGGGGTGTTAGTGCCCATGGATGCATGCATGCATCATGAACACTGAAAGGTACAtccaggttttggagcaacatatgctgccattcAAATGACATCTTTGTCAGGGACGCCACTGCTTATTCCAGTaacacagtgagacacattCTGCCCGTGTTACAACAGTGTGGCTTTGTAGTGTAAGAATGCAGGTACTCGACtggcctgcctgcagtccagacctgtctcccactGAAAATGTATGGCGCATTTTGAAGTGCAAAATATCACAATGCAGAACCCGGATCATTGGTAAACTGAAGTCGTACATCAAACAAGAATGAGAAAGAATTTCACTGTCAGAACTTTTGACAGTGAGCATCCTAAATTCCTATGTGCTTATtaagtgttgttaaaagaaaaggtgatgtaacagtggtaaacatgctccTGTCTCAACTTCTTTGGAACGTGCTGCAagcatcaaattcaaatgagtctgtatttacaaaaaaaaaaaaaaaaaaaaaaaagatgatcggtttgaacattaaatatcttgtctttgtccTGTATTCAATTTAATATAAGTCAAAAAAAGATCAACAAAtcattgcattttgtttttatttatgttttacacagtgTCACAATTTTTTTGCAATCAGGGTTGTAGTTGTGTCCGGGTGAAGACCTGTTTTACAACCTTGGGTCTCAAGTTGGTTGACAATGTGTCCAATACCTCTGTGGATCCTAGTGGACTGGCTCAGCTCTGATCATCTTGTGCATTATGACCatcactggagaaaaaaaactgtttattgATGCAAGATGGAAAGTGTAAACTTTGAAATGCAGGGAAATTATAATGAATGGTAGGCATGTATAATTAGATAAACATAAgatcaaataataaaaacaaaatgaccagaagACTAATATAATTGAAAAACTGGAAAAGCAATGTTTGCTATGGAGGCAGAACAACTACTCTGCCAGTTAACACAGCAGATTTTTGGTATGTGTGAGCCGCATAATCTCGATGTTTATTTTGCAACTGTACCTAtgaacccccccaaaaaatgggTATAAGCCAAgcaaagaataaaaacacacaaactctgtTTCATCATCACTGAATGATACACCAGAGGACGACGTATAGCCACATATCTGTCCTAGGCCATTATAGCTTGAAGG contains the following coding sequences:
- the LOC117251788 gene encoding olfactory receptor 14A16-like encodes the protein MDNVTVLTFFVLSGLNYTVQHRIIMFVLTLLCYSVIWIVNAALIITIIVNRKLHEPMYIFLCNLCINGLYGTAGFYPKFLMDLLSTTHVISYAGCLLQGFVLHSSASADLSFLAVMAYDRYVAICRPLVYHSVMTKQRVCVFVFFAWLIPIYLVFMGSVTISKSLCGSHIPKIYCVNWLVNKLACSASIAHIAIPAFNYTFYFCHFVLIIWSYVYLIRTCLTSKESMAKFIQTCLPHLFCLLGLVVCLLIDLLYLRFGSKDLSQSAQNFIAIEFLLIPPLFNPLIYGFKLTQIRNRIMAFLCGKHL